A single Pseudodesulfovibrio aespoeensis Aspo-2 DNA region contains:
- a CDS encoding 4Fe-4S ferredoxin, translating to MSDSTDTPEVPRAEMETDIVCVGFGPAAGGFLTTLTRGLKREDGTPAVESAVMPGMPPQVICYERADDIGFGVSGVVTKGRAIRASFPDLDLSQIPMAHEVTDEKVVYLRDPVGASRRPGAFRLADKALSRWMEDDAFELPYVPPFLKKHPGMIFSIGQFNQWVGSNLMGTGLAQIWPGSPVAAPLMEGRAVRGVRMVDQGVGKDGALGPGSMPGMDMKAALTVVADGPVGPVGRHLDRELGLPEGNHQHEWAIGMKCVVDLPEGCDWQPGTVLHTIGYPEPEIFGFLYVYPGNVASLGIFVPSWFDNPVRTAYRSMQHWMLHPYLWKRLQGGTMRSWGAKSLQESGRRGEPFLCGDGFARIGEGSGSTNVLTGSGVDEAWATGVMLGEAVLELMQAGKPYTRENLEAAYVARRRASWVEAEAKVAEKSRDGFTASIMKGFLGMALTGLTNGLVNMPGSARKPQDRIPTVEDYYKGYIAQGEIREIRAECARQGKSLHDALMDRVGWPQIPLDGTLLVSHQDALLMGGKVQAAPGYADHVRFADPYTCEACREQVCIEACSGQAITVNTEGGAPLFDREKCVHCGACIWNCSKSDPKDKERTNVRFGAGSGGLHSVEN from the coding sequence ATGAGCGATTCCACGGACACCCCTGAAGTACCCCGCGCCGAGATGGAGACCGACATCGTCTGTGTGGGCTTTGGCCCGGCGGCGGGCGGGTTTCTGACCACCCTGACGCGCGGGCTGAAGCGCGAGGACGGCACCCCGGCGGTGGAGAGCGCGGTCATGCCGGGCATGCCGCCGCAGGTGATCTGCTACGAGCGCGCCGACGACATCGGGTTCGGCGTGTCCGGCGTGGTCACCAAGGGGCGCGCCATCAGGGCGTCGTTTCCCGATCTCGACCTGAGCCAGATCCCCATGGCCCATGAGGTCACGGACGAGAAGGTGGTCTATCTGCGCGATCCCGTGGGCGCGAGCCGCAGGCCCGGCGCCTTCAGGCTGGCGGACAAGGCCTTGTCGCGCTGGATGGAGGACGACGCCTTTGAGCTGCCCTATGTGCCGCCGTTTCTTAAGAAACATCCGGGCATGATCTTTTCCATCGGCCAGTTCAACCAGTGGGTGGGTTCCAACCTGATGGGCACGGGTCTGGCCCAGATCTGGCCCGGCAGCCCGGTGGCCGCGCCGCTCATGGAGGGCAGGGCCGTCAGGGGCGTGCGCATGGTCGATCAGGGCGTGGGCAAGGATGGCGCGCTTGGCCCTGGCTCCATGCCCGGCATGGACATGAAGGCCGCCCTGACCGTGGTGGCCGACGGCCCGGTGGGCCCGGTGGGCCGCCATTTGGACCGCGAGCTGGGGTTGCCCGAGGGCAACCATCAACACGAGTGGGCCATCGGCATGAAGTGCGTGGTGGACCTGCCCGAGGGGTGCGACTGGCAGCCCGGCACCGTGCTGCACACCATCGGCTATCCCGAGCCGGAAATCTTCGGTTTTCTCTATGTCTATCCCGGCAATGTGGCCTCGCTCGGCATCTTTGTGCCCTCGTGGTTCGACAACCCGGTGCGCACCGCCTACCGCTCCATGCAGCACTGGATGCTCCACCCGTACCTGTGGAAGCGGCTTCAAGGCGGGACCATGCGCTCCTGGGGCGCCAAATCGCTCCAGGAATCGGGCAGGCGCGGCGAGCCGTTTTTGTGCGGCGACGGGTTTGCGCGCATCGGCGAGGGGTCCGGCTCCACCAACGTGCTGACCGGCTCGGGCGTGGATGAGGCATGGGCCACGGGCGTGATGCTCGGCGAGGCCGTGCTCGAACTGATGCAGGCGGGCAAGCCGTACACCAGGGAAAATCTCGAAGCCGCCTACGTGGCCAGACGCCGCGCCTCCTGGGTGGAGGCCGAGGCAAAGGTGGCGGAAAAATCGCGCGACGGCTTCACCGCATCAATCATGAAGGGATTTCTCGGCATGGCCCTGACCGGGCTGACCAACGGCTTGGTGAACATGCCCGGCAGCGCCCGCAAGCCCCAGGACCGCATTCCGACCGTCGAGGATTACTATAAGGGATACATCGCCCAGGGCGAGATCCGCGAGATCCGGGCCGAGTGCGCCCGGCAGGGCAAATCGCTGCATGACGCGCTCATGGACCGCGTGGGCTGGCCGCAGATTCCGCTCGACGGCACCCTGCTGGTCTCGCACCAGGACGCGCTGCTCATGGGCGGCAAGGTGCAGGCCGCGCCCGGCTATGCGGATCATGTGCGTTTTGCCGACCCCTACACCTGCGAGGCGTGCCGCGAGCAGGTCTGCATCGAGGCGTGTTCGGGCCAGGCCATCACCGTCAACACAGAGGGCGGCGCGCCGCTCTTTGACCGTGAAAAGTGCGTCCACTGCGGCGCATGCATCTGGAATTGCAGCAAGTCAGACCCCAAGGACAAGGAGCGGACCAACGTCCGTTTTGGAGCCGGTTCGGGCGGGCTGCATTCTGTCGAGAATTAG
- a CDS encoding metal ABC transporter permease: MDILNFEFMRNALMAGLLASLICGIIGTLVVVNRIVFISGGIAHASYGGVGLAFFFGLPVLPVTTGFTLCAALLMALVTLRARERADTVIGVTWAAGMALGVILLDLSPGYNVDLMSYLFGSILAVPRSDLWIMAGLACLVTGLVLAFYRGFLVMSFDEEFARSRGVPVDMLYCLLISMVGLSVVMIIRVVGLILVIALLTIPPFIAERRTRSLGAMMVLSALLSALFTVVGLAVSYLADITSGASIIAVASVGFFLSFLLPQKRS; the protein is encoded by the coding sequence ATGGACATCCTGAATTTTGAATTCATGCGCAACGCGCTCATGGCCGGGCTGCTGGCCAGCCTCATCTGCGGCATCATCGGCACCCTGGTGGTGGTCAACCGCATCGTCTTCATCTCCGGCGGCATTGCCCACGCCTCCTACGGCGGGGTTGGGCTGGCCTTTTTCTTCGGCCTGCCCGTGCTGCCCGTGACCACGGGCTTCACCCTGTGCGCCGCGCTGCTCATGGCCCTGGTCACCCTGCGCGCCCGCGAGCGGGCCGACACGGTCATCGGCGTCACCTGGGCCGCGGGCATGGCCCTTGGCGTCATCCTGCTCGACCTCTCGCCCGGCTACAACGTGGACCTCATGAGCTATCTCTTCGGCTCCATTCTGGCCGTGCCGCGTTCCGATCTCTGGATCATGGCCGGGCTGGCCTGCCTTGTCACCGGGCTGGTGCTCGCCTTCTATCGCGGGTTTCTGGTCATGAGCTTTGACGAGGAGTTCGCCCGCAGCCGGGGCGTGCCCGTGGATATGCTCTATTGTCTGCTCATTTCCATGGTGGGTTTGAGCGTGGTCATGATCATCCGGGTGGTGGGGCTGATCCTGGTCATCGCGCTTCTGACCATCCCACCCTTCATCGCCGAGCGGCGCACCCGCTCGCTGGGGGCCATGATGGTCCTCTCCGCCCTGCTCAGCGCGCTCTTCACCGTGGTCGGGCTGGCGGTCTCCTATCTGGCTGACATCACCTCGGGCGCGTCCATCATCGCCGTGGCCTCTGTCGGCTTCTTCCTCTCGTTCCTGCTGCCGCAAAAGCGGTCCTGA
- a CDS encoding acyl-CoA dehydrogenase family protein has product MYTLRTLPGDDVRQIMWRFSDRFDLQMSVQSARSIARGVVAKLVAEGARNTHEWTDQKSELLTAFDQAGLTALFMDPHQGGFIEGPKNLALALVAFELSWVDAGAATCSLASNLALAPIHEKGTPEQRDFYMGKCVPPQPGEDRQIWRGAFALTEPLPYVGVDTGVLCGKASVAEWKEGQEPVLQIDKRGRFITNMDFANFVTAAVESADERIKGSFMVILEDTDEGLFDRGAPTLKMVHQLSSTRDPVLNLKVPASRIIGGYEVVDGVIVPKYTHSEIIGAVFHRTRIPVGLMSSAKLLSAVEPVIRYHRNRFRGGDSCKEGSPRFDKGIQINEDSLQRLIDVWASGEAGCSLAFAASRLADAFDPIEKAKEAHFEAQGVTGPRKQMAALRAIGDQVKEFIDLEYAPVAERDQARLEALKADTLVQYAHMEALAGVLNPGVKLWNTGVGATMMREAVAMVGGYGITEDCPGFLMQKWTDTQLEATYEGPEAVQRRHLTLTMTSEVFQAIMTAWVGQMQRAGRDVPGLGGFVLASAMELWQWTLNHLQNTTDDEGRKLFHNKRQGVTFPMADALGWLLGPYFLACDVMELIEKGPMSPTLADGIDDLTGFYKDICHVQAARAAGEVARICTELVYGFNECKCNAPDSLPGDHGGCCRDELPEFRALKARIDMCMAGSRKAKDRAGNALTEVMIPEALDYPMG; this is encoded by the coding sequence ATGTATACATTGCGTACTCTTCCGGGAGACGACGTCCGTCAGATCATGTGGCGTTTTTCCGACCGTTTCGACCTCCAGATGTCCGTGCAGTCCGCCCGCTCCATCGCGCGCGGCGTGGTGGCCAAGCTGGTGGCCGAGGGCGCGCGAAACACCCACGAGTGGACCGACCAGAAAAGCGAACTGCTGACCGCCTTTGACCAAGCCGGCCTGACCGCGCTGTTCATGGACCCTCATCAGGGCGGTTTCATCGAAGGCCCCAAGAACCTGGCCCTGGCCCTGGTCGCCTTTGAGCTGTCCTGGGTGGACGCGGGTGCGGCCACCTGCTCGCTGGCCTCCAATCTGGCCCTGGCCCCCATTCACGAGAAAGGCACTCCGGAGCAGCGCGACTTCTACATGGGCAAGTGTGTGCCGCCCCAGCCGGGCGAGGATCGCCAGATCTGGCGCGGGGCGTTCGCCCTGACCGAGCCGCTGCCCTATGTGGGCGTGGACACCGGCGTGCTCTGCGGCAAGGCCTCTGTTGCCGAGTGGAAGGAAGGCCAGGAGCCGGTCCTCCAGATCGACAAGCGGGGCCGGTTCATCACCAACATGGACTTCGCCAACTTCGTCACCGCAGCGGTGGAGTCCGCAGACGAGCGCATCAAGGGCTCGTTCATGGTCATCCTCGAAGACACGGACGAAGGGCTCTTTGACCGGGGTGCGCCCACCCTCAAGATGGTCCACCAGCTTTCCTCCACCCGCGATCCCGTGCTCAATCTCAAGGTTCCGGCCAGCCGCATCATCGGCGGCTACGAGGTGGTGGACGGCGTGATCGTGCCCAAATACACCCACTCCGAAATCATCGGCGCGGTCTTCCACCGCACCCGCATCCCGGTGGGCCTGATGTCCTCGGCCAAGCTGCTCTCGGCAGTCGAGCCGGTCATCCGCTACCACCGCAACCGGTTCCGGGGCGGCGATTCCTGCAAGGAAGGCTCCCCGCGCTTCGACAAGGGCATCCAGATCAACGAGGACTCCCTGCAGCGGCTCATCGATGTCTGGGCTTCGGGCGAGGCGGGCTGCTCCCTGGCCTTTGCCGCGTCCCGGCTGGCCGACGCCTTTGACCCCATCGAAAAGGCCAAGGAGGCCCATTTCGAGGCCCAGGGCGTGACTGGCCCGCGCAAGCAGATGGCCGCCCTGCGTGCCATCGGCGATCAGGTCAAGGAATTCATCGATCTCGAATACGCCCCGGTCGCCGAGCGCGATCAGGCGCGCCTTGAGGCCCTCAAGGCCGACACCCTGGTCCAGTATGCCCACATGGAGGCCCTGGCGGGCGTGCTCAACCCCGGCGTCAAGCTCTGGAACACCGGGGTTGGCGCGACCATGATGCGCGAGGCCGTGGCCATGGTCGGCGGGTACGGCATCACCGAGGACTGCCCCGGCTTCCTGATGCAGAAGTGGACCGACACCCAGCTTGAGGCCACCTACGAAGGCCCGGAGGCCGTGCAGCGCCGTCACCTGACCCTGACCATGACCAGCGAGGTCTTCCAGGCGATCATGACCGCCTGGGTGGGCCAGATGCAGCGCGCTGGCCGGGACGTGCCCGGCCTGGGCGGCTTTGTCCTGGCCTCGGCCATGGAGCTGTGGCAGTGGACCCTGAACCATCTGCAAAACACCACGGACGACGAGGGCCGCAAGCTCTTCCACAACAAACGCCAGGGCGTGACCTTCCCCATGGCCGATGCCCTGGGCTGGCTGCTCGGACCCTACTTCCTGGCCTGCGATGTCATGGAACTCATCGAAAAAGGCCCCATGAGCCCGACCCTGGCCGACGGCATCGACGATCTGACCGGTTTCTACAAGGATATCTGTCACGTCCAGGCCGCACGGGCCGCTGGCGAGGTGGCCCGCATCTGCACCGAGCTGGTCTATGGCTTCAATGAATGCAAGTGCAACGCCCCGGACAGTCTGCCCGGCGATCATGGCGGTTGCTGCCGGGACGAACTCCCGGAGTTCCGCGCCCTCAAGGCCAGGATCGACATGTGCATGGCTGGTTCGCGCAAGGCCAAGGACCGCGCGGGCAACGCCCTGACCGAGGTCATGATCCCCGAGGCGCTGGATTATCCCATGGGGTAA
- a CDS encoding electron transfer flavoprotein subunit beta/FixA family protein — MSEFHIVVCGSIVPDPLQTLAPIEGPTGWALKNEMMLPAVLDPWAGHALYEAAALAKKHPGSRVWLVSLAPKAKLQQVMMAVSQKAPFELVVADGSASGFTDSYETARVLAGTIKGIAALDTSKMLLFGGWQSASRGSGAVMQMVGEMLGVTEQFQGVDKLTVRDDGTMEVKERVEGGAYQNSVVAGAPAVFGWATGELPEPPNNPQIGMQNMQKNMPALMQAKPADLSGSGLKLSAVAVPQQRRETRVVKDLPVDEMAREIVEWLKA; from the coding sequence ATGAGTGAATTTCACATAGTGGTCTGTGGCAGCATCGTGCCCGACCCGCTGCAGACCCTGGCCCCAATCGAAGGGCCGACCGGCTGGGCGCTCAAGAACGAGATGATGCTCCCGGCAGTGCTCGACCCCTGGGCCGGGCACGCCCTGTACGAGGCTGCCGCCCTGGCCAAGAAGCATCCCGGCAGCCGCGTCTGGCTGGTCAGTTTGGCCCCCAAGGCCAAGCTCCAGCAGGTGATGATGGCTGTCAGCCAGAAGGCCCCGTTCGAGCTGGTGGTGGCTGACGGTTCGGCCTCGGGCTTCACCGACAGCTACGAGACCGCCCGCGTTTTGGCCGGGACCATCAAGGGCATCGCCGCTCTGGACACTTCGAAAATGCTGCTCTTTGGTGGCTGGCAGTCCGCCTCGCGCGGATCGGGCGCAGTCATGCAGATGGTGGGCGAGATGCTCGGCGTGACCGAGCAGTTCCAGGGTGTGGATAAGCTGACCGTGCGCGACGATGGGACCATGGAGGTCAAGGAGCGCGTCGAGGGCGGCGCGTACCAGAACTCGGTGGTGGCCGGTGCGCCTGCCGTGTTCGGCTGGGCCACGGGCGAGCTGCCCGAGCCGCCCAACAACCCGCAGATCGGCATGCAGAACATGCAGAAAAACATGCCCGCCCTGATGCAGGCCAAGCCCGCCGACCTGTCCGGCTCCGGGCTGAAGCTCTCTGCCGTGGCCGTGCCGCAGCAGCGCCGCGAAACCCGCGTGGTCAAGGACCTGCCGGTGGATGAGATGGCCCGTGAAATCGTCGAATGGCTCAAGGCGTAG
- a CDS encoding electron transfer flavoprotein subunit alpha: MSTVLFLAHTECDGTLHKSALETLTAAKGLAEKLGHTLAVGIIGADVAAAADCVAGCGAKIFGVSGPGFADARYASDLAAAEAMARACGAQIIVAPATSRFSRALPGLAVRLEGRVDTHLCGLDVVGGQPVARRWFYRQRMEGTLTRSERPWVLTLDSGCAEPFSGAGKAEVEALSVDVSSVRTTVAGLECPSADQQTIRPDARVLLVAGAGWTKKQADGAIHVDVAEETILTFLNATKSSLGSSKSLVDISGEGNAVISYLTHMHQVGQTGASPRHAKGLSTCCHGEEPHVVGWRFIAERRAINTDAGCGWAQGKCDVLYVGDAFAIMKKVNELLG; this comes from the coding sequence ATGAGTACTGTTCTTTTTCTTGCACACACCGAATGCGACGGCACCCTGCACAAGTCCGCCCTGGAAACGCTCACCGCTGCCAAGGGGCTGGCCGAGAAGCTGGGCCACACGCTGGCCGTGGGCATCATCGGCGCTGACGTGGCCGCTGCCGCGGACTGCGTGGCCGGTTGCGGCGCGAAGATATTCGGCGTGTCCGGTCCCGGTTTTGCGGATGCGCGCTACGCCTCGGATCTGGCCGCTGCCGAGGCCATGGCCAGGGCGTGCGGCGCGCAGATCATCGTGGCCCCGGCCACCTCGCGCTTCAGCCGCGCCCTGCCGGGGCTGGCCGTGCGTCTTGAGGGCCGCGTGGACACGCACCTCTGCGGCCTCGACGTGGTGGGCGGGCAGCCTGTGGCCCGGCGCTGGTTCTACCGCCAGCGCATGGAAGGCACCCTGACGCGCAGCGAGCGGCCCTGGGTGCTGACCCTTGACTCCGGCTGCGCCGAGCCGTTCTCCGGCGCGGGCAAGGCCGAGGTCGAGGCGCTGAGCGTGGATGTCTCGTCCGTGCGCACCACTGTGGCCGGGCTGGAATGCCCCTCGGCAGACCAGCAGACCATCCGGCCCGACGCCCGCGTGCTCCTGGTGGCCGGAGCGGGCTGGACCAAGAAGCAGGCCGACGGCGCGATCCATGTGGACGTGGCCGAGGAGACCATCCTGACCTTCCTGAACGCCACCAAGAGTTCGCTTGGCTCGTCCAAATCCCTGGTGGACATCTCCGGCGAGGGCAACGCGGTCATCTCGTACCTGACGCACATGCATCAGGTGGGGCAGACCGGGGCCTCCCCGCGTCACGCCAAGGGCCTCTCCACCTGCTGCCACGGCGAGGAGCCGCACGTGGTGGGCTGGCGGTTCATAGCCGAGCGCCGGGCCATCAACACCGATGCCGGATGCGGCTGGGCTCAGGGCAAGTGCGATGTTCTCTACGTGGGCGACGCCTTTGCCATCATGAAGAAGGTCAACGAACTGCTCGGCTGA
- a CDS encoding class I adenylate cyclase: MTQNQPSIPPLLDAIRAYRAAPLLSGTADLAQLADAFVQAMAALPPDHAHGSQANAAPVAETVLNLFRIAQSSSDASTLRTCLRAMLRAGRFGRILSSRIILGMTVSLRELAAVIAPLPAQDRLALAHEMLRELPGSPDKLLMAWLEDLVRPLADAPPDELSPFLVALGEVGEPLAFPVRQTILHGQFGQWIEPRVRAGTAGNELDRLCRMLIALDSPELAGILAETIASDTTSPTPLALRTVAGLAEGGNKGILDMYLAVLKTLGRRRDGQALIGPCLDGIIAQDSPATGRLMATIRLKMPSMRRASTSRVPLLGDTAYAAYINALPPEHRAGAEADALAALRTVAPDFVESVSRSGTSRGRPMPALNTGGEPGQTTGNGLPPACPKTGLLTRLLGARRKTLQKVLPTTRNVRNMDLPCSWVENMELDGRELTGLNLADSTFDKVAFLRARIAGSRLERCAFTGGAATGCTFSASDFTGADLTDMTFTKCSFNDCDFTGAAFAGCTFADCRFRNCALGGAAFLGVKMTLTGFAASALAGVTFHDTRARSCRFEDTDLTCAELTSCEFKGIEFMDCIIHAARLTNVTLYSATMPGSTVTGCHLDNTDAPHAFFLANRLDQLTASADALAAQATTASDDAGAGIAPETVGRIMRVWSRELTFMRREQRIQGFNRKRLVRAMGRLDRDKQAYLRMLPHLLETDVFETRFTLEGVPPCEVWGYTPTLSAMELTRQFFPKIRPSGTRARVRILAVYAMGSLGTVAQTAQSDIDCWVCFDGDIDPNAEAGLRRKLDALGLWAESEFGIEAHFFPMRMDDVRDNRFSSGDEESSGSAQALLLKEEFYRTAVRIAGKHLAWWVIPAGADKPTYDACIQSARRYPVMGRPRLEDFGHLAPVPPDEYFGGSLWQMVKAVHSPFKSVLKLGLLETYADPATSPLPLCDRIKRNLFLNRRGTRRTDPYASLFSTLRAYYADLGDAEAARLLTESFIFKANLRDILFFLGRPARAEDMSLVATLFGRECAEPEQRCHTNVAWTFEKSLKMGASVRRYMVATYERIQQGLSGSGRTDAQINAEDLTRMGRRIAANFSPRPHKVMRVPFMDAAGGGFAILHFSASKAPGRKPAWLVRGGSRSEAKLASSSLQLLHKSGDPVHMLAWLLANRLYSPRSLLQGDRTMAPISLADLQKLMPAMHEFFPFDQTFERDINEGLSSERVIRAFFIFNLTTAPDSRRIEQASIVYSTNWGEMYCRSFDKPGPELERQPSQFLAENLAHPIADIPEMILFIPKGSQCKRVNLF; the protein is encoded by the coding sequence ATGACACAGAACCAACCGAGCATACCCCCCCTTCTGGACGCCATCCGGGCATACCGGGCCGCACCGCTTTTGAGCGGTACAGCCGACCTCGCGCAATTGGCGGACGCGTTTGTCCAGGCAATGGCCGCGCTGCCGCCCGACCATGCGCACGGCTCCCAGGCCAATGCCGCGCCCGTGGCCGAGACGGTCCTCAACCTGTTCCGCATCGCCCAGTCGTCAAGCGATGCCAGCACCCTGCGGACCTGCCTCAGGGCCATGCTGCGCGCGGGCCGATTCGGGCGCATCCTGTCCAGCCGCATCATCCTCGGCATGACCGTGTCCCTGCGCGAGCTGGCCGCCGTGATCGCTCCGCTCCCGGCCCAGGACAGGCTGGCCCTGGCCCACGAGATGCTGCGCGAGCTGCCCGGCTCCCCTGACAAACTCCTGATGGCATGGCTCGAAGACCTTGTCCGCCCCCTGGCCGATGCCCCGCCCGACGAGCTCTCACCCTTTCTGGTCGCCCTGGGCGAGGTCGGCGAGCCGCTGGCCTTCCCGGTCCGCCAGACGATCCTGCATGGCCAGTTCGGCCAGTGGATCGAGCCCAGGGTCCGGGCCGGGACGGCTGGCAACGAACTCGACCGCCTCTGCCGCATGCTCATCGCCCTGGACTCGCCGGAGTTGGCCGGAATCCTGGCGGAGACCATCGCCTCGGACACGACCTCGCCCACGCCACTGGCCCTGCGCACCGTGGCCGGGCTGGCCGAGGGTGGGAACAAGGGCATCCTCGACATGTATCTGGCGGTGCTCAAGACTCTTGGCAGGCGCCGTGACGGGCAGGCACTGATCGGGCCGTGCCTGGACGGCATCATCGCCCAGGACAGCCCGGCCACGGGCAGGCTCATGGCCACCATCCGTCTGAAGATGCCCTCCATGCGCAGGGCCTCGACCAGCCGGGTTCCCCTGCTCGGCGACACGGCCTACGCGGCGTACATCAATGCCCTGCCGCCTGAGCACAGGGCAGGGGCCGAGGCGGACGCCCTGGCCGCCCTGCGTACAGTGGCCCCGGATTTTGTCGAGAGCGTGAGCCGGTCCGGCACGTCGAGGGGCCGGCCCATGCCCGCCTTGAACACGGGCGGCGAACCGGGCCAGACCACGGGCAACGGGCTGCCACCGGCCTGCCCCAAAACCGGACTCCTGACCCGCCTGCTCGGAGCGCGCCGCAAGACCCTGCAAAAGGTGCTGCCCACCACCCGAAACGTCCGCAACATGGACCTCCCCTGCTCCTGGGTGGAAAACATGGAGCTGGACGGTCGCGAGCTGACCGGGCTGAACCTGGCCGACTCGACCTTTGACAAGGTCGCCTTCCTGCGCGCCAGGATCGCCGGATCAAGACTGGAGCGATGCGCCTTCACCGGGGGCGCGGCCACGGGCTGCACCTTTTCGGCCTCGGATTTCACCGGCGCGGACCTGACGGACATGACCTTCACCAAGTGCTCGTTCAACGATTGCGACTTCACGGGCGCGGCCTTTGCGGGCTGCACCTTTGCGGACTGCCGGTTCCGCAACTGCGCACTGGGCGGGGCCGCGTTCCTGGGCGTGAAGATGACCCTGACCGGGTTCGCGGCCTCGGCCCTGGCCGGAGTCACCTTCCACGACACCCGCGCCCGGTCGTGCCGGTTCGAGGACACGGACCTGACCTGCGCCGAGCTGACCTCCTGCGAATTCAAGGGGATCGAGTTCATGGACTGTATCATCCACGCCGCGCGGCTCACCAACGTCACCCTGTACTCCGCGACCATGCCCGGCTCCACCGTGACCGGCTGCCACCTGGACAACACCGACGCGCCCCACGCCTTTTTCCTGGCCAACCGTCTCGACCAACTCACAGCATCCGCCGACGCCCTGGCGGCGCAGGCCACCACAGCCTCCGACGACGCCGGGGCGGGCATCGCCCCCGAGACCGTCGGCAGGATCATGCGCGTGTGGTCGCGGGAGCTGACCTTCATGCGCCGCGAGCAGCGCATCCAGGGGTTCAACCGCAAGCGGCTGGTCCGCGCCATGGGTCGGCTCGACCGCGACAAGCAGGCCTACCTGCGCATGCTGCCCCACCTGCTCGAAACCGATGTGTTCGAGACGCGGTTTACCCTTGAGGGAGTGCCGCCCTGCGAGGTCTGGGGCTACACCCCGACCCTGTCGGCCATGGAGCTGACCCGTCAGTTCTTCCCCAAGATCAGGCCGTCCGGGACCAGGGCGCGGGTCCGCATCCTGGCGGTCTACGCCATGGGCAGTCTCGGCACCGTGGCCCAGACGGCCCAGTCGGACATCGACTGCTGGGTCTGCTTTGACGGTGACATCGACCCGAACGCCGAGGCCGGGCTGCGCCGCAAGCTCGACGCCCTGGGGCTGTGGGCCGAGAGCGAGTTCGGGATTGAGGCGCATTTCTTCCCCATGCGCATGGACGACGTGCGCGACAACCGGTTCTCGTCGGGCGACGAGGAAAGCTCCGGTTCGGCCCAGGCCCTGCTGCTCAAGGAGGAGTTCTACCGCACGGCGGTGCGCATCGCGGGCAAGCACCTGGCGTGGTGGGTGATCCCTGCCGGGGCGGACAAGCCCACCTACGATGCCTGCATCCAGTCCGCGCGGCGCTACCCGGTCATGGGCCGCCCGCGCCTGGAGGATTTCGGCCATCTCGCGCCCGTGCCGCCGGACGAATATTTCGGGGGATCGCTGTGGCAGATGGTCAAGGCGGTCCACTCGCCCTTCAAGTCCGTGCTCAAGCTTGGCCTGCTCGAAACCTATGCCGACCCGGCCACCTCGCCCCTGCCCCTGTGCGACCGGATCAAGCGCAACCTGTTCCTGAACCGGCGCGGAACGCGGCGGACCGATCCCTACGCCAGCCTCTTCAGCACCCTGCGCGCCTACTACGCCGACCTGGGCGACGCCGAGGCCGCCCGGCTGCTGACCGAGTCGTTCATCTTCAAGGCCAACCTGCGCGACATCCTGTTCTTCCTGGGCCGCCCGGCCAGGGCCGAGGACATGAGCCTCGTCGCCACCCTGTTTGGCAGGGAGTGCGCGGAACCTGAGCAACGATGCCACACCAACGTGGCCTGGACCTTTGAAAAATCCCTGAAGATGGGCGCCTCGGTACGCCGCTACATGGTCGCCACCTACGAGCGCATCCAGCAGGGTCTGTCGGGCAGCGGGCGGACAGACGCCCAGATCAACGCCGAAGACCTGACCCGCATGGGGCGACGCATCGCCGCCAACTTCTCGCCCAGGCCGCACAAGGTCATGCGCGTGCCGTTCATGGACGCCGCCGGGGGCGGATTCGCCATCCTCCACTTCTCGGCCAGCAAGGCTCCGGGCCGCAAGCCCGCCTGGCTGGTGCGCGGCGGCTCGCGGTCCGAGGCCAAGCTGGCGTCGTCCTCGCTCCAGCTGCTGCACAAGAGCGGCGACCCGGTCCACATGCTCGCCTGGCTGCTGGCCAACCGGCTCTACAGCCCCAGGAGCCTGCTCCAGGGTGACCGGACCATGGCCCCCATCTCCCTGGCCGATCTCCAGAAGCTCATGCCCGCCATGCACGAGTTCTTTCCCTTTGACCAGACCTTCGAGCGGGACATCAACGAGGGATTGAGTTCAGAGCGCGTCATCCGCGCCTTCTTCATCTTCAACCTGACCACCGCGCCCGACTCCCGGCGCATCGAGCAGGCCTCGATCGTCTACTCCACCAACTGGGGCGAGATGTACTGCCGCTCGTTCGACAAGCCCGGACCGGAACTGGAACGGCAGCCGTCCCAGTTCCTGGCGGAGAATCTGGCCCACCCCATTGCCGACATTCCGGAGATGATCCTCTTCATTCCCAAAGGCTCGCAGTGCAAGCGGGTCAACCTGTTTTGA